In Modestobacter versicolor, a single genomic region encodes these proteins:
- a CDS encoding carbohydrate ABC transporter permease — protein MTTVAPRPETDAAARRGAHADTAPHQRTSPLSRVGGYLGLLLVVVLVALPLYWILVTSLKDRPDIYTVPVTWLPDPFTSDNYRAVGTGVSFTDYLRNSIIITTVLTVVEVTLGVLSAFALSFLRFPGRTLVLLFVIASLMVPNQVTVISNYALVAQLGWRNTFAGIIVPLAGVAFGTFLMRNHFLSLPKEIIEAAEMDAAGPLKMLWRVVLPMSWPTLIAFTLITIVNEWNQYLWPLLMADDSSTAPLPVGLAQLQDTAGLTNWGPVMAGTVITMLPILVIFLLLQRHMIKGLTAGAVKG, from the coding sequence GTGACCACCGTCGCCCCCCGTCCGGAGACCGACGCCGCAGCCCGCCGCGGCGCGCACGCCGACACCGCACCGCACCAGCGCACCAGCCCGCTGTCCCGGGTGGGCGGCTACCTCGGGCTGCTGCTGGTGGTGGTGCTGGTCGCGCTGCCGCTGTACTGGATCCTGGTGACCTCGCTGAAGGACCGCCCGGACATCTACACGGTGCCCGTCACCTGGCTGCCCGACCCGTTCACCAGCGACAACTACCGCGCGGTCGGCACAGGCGTCTCGTTCACCGACTACCTGCGGAACTCGATCATCATCACCACGGTGCTGACGGTCGTCGAGGTCACGCTCGGGGTGCTGTCCGCCTTCGCCCTGTCCTTCCTGCGCTTCCCCGGCCGAACGCTGGTGCTGCTGTTCGTCATCGCCAGCCTGATGGTCCCCAACCAGGTGACGGTGATCAGCAACTACGCGCTGGTCGCCCAGCTCGGCTGGCGGAACACCTTCGCCGGCATCATCGTGCCGCTGGCCGGCGTCGCCTTCGGCACCTTCCTGATGCGCAACCACTTCCTGTCGCTGCCGAAGGAGATCATCGAAGCGGCGGAGATGGACGCGGCCGGACCGCTGAAGATGCTGTGGCGGGTCGTGCTGCCGATGTCGTGGCCGACGCTGATCGCCTTCACGCTCATCACCATCGTCAACGAGTGGAACCAGTACCTCTGGCCACTGCTGATGGCCGACGACTCCTCGACCGCGCCGCTCCCCGTGGGGCTCGCCCAGCTCCAGGACACGGCCGGGCTCACCAACTGGGGCCCGGTCATGGCGGGGACGGTCATCACCATGCTGCCCATCCTGGTCATCTTCCTGCTCCTGCAGCGACACATGATCAAGGGGCTCACCGCCGGGGCGGTCAAGGGCTGA
- a CDS encoding ABC transporter substrate-binding protein has protein sequence MTELDRRRFLQLTGITLTAAGLAACAGTGSSEDSGDDGPVESLTFWSNHPGESKPVETELLDAFTADTGIAVKLVTAGATYEEVAQKFNAALSGGELPDLVVASDVTWFNFALNEAITPMNDLWSAADLDVDGYVESLVSDYEFDGKNYALPYARSTPLFYYNKQMWAAAGLPDRGPETWAEFAEWAPRLAAANPGIPPLALPDGSNYLDWHFQGMIWTFGGAYSDEWKPTFTSPESLEAGQYLQDRFKQGHLAINNDPNSVFGAGQAASLLQSTGSLGGLSETAGFDFGTAFLPGPTPGCPTGGAGLAIPQRISDERKEKAMQLLAFLTNTENTITFTQATGYMPVRKDAVDDPKTQAFLEERPNARTALEQLELTQSQDYARVFLPGGGARIGAALDRITIGGEDVETVFGELDEESTTVFERDIEPKL, from the coding sequence ATGACCGAACTGGACCGCCGCAGGTTCCTCCAGCTGACCGGCATCACCCTCACCGCCGCCGGCCTCGCCGCCTGCGCCGGCACCGGCTCCTCCGAGGACTCCGGCGACGACGGCCCCGTCGAGAGCCTGACGTTCTGGTCGAACCACCCGGGAGAGTCCAAGCCGGTCGAGACCGAGCTGCTCGACGCCTTCACCGCCGACACGGGCATCGCCGTCAAGCTGGTCACGGCGGGTGCGACCTACGAGGAGGTCGCGCAGAAGTTCAACGCCGCCCTCTCCGGCGGCGAACTGCCCGACCTCGTGGTGGCCTCGGACGTCACCTGGTTCAACTTCGCGCTCAACGAGGCGATCACCCCGATGAACGACCTGTGGTCGGCCGCGGACCTGGACGTCGACGGTTACGTCGAGTCCCTGGTCTCGGACTACGAGTTCGACGGGAAGAACTACGCGCTCCCCTACGCCCGGTCGACCCCGCTCTTCTACTACAACAAGCAGATGTGGGCCGCGGCCGGGCTGCCCGACCGCGGGCCGGAGACCTGGGCCGAGTTCGCCGAGTGGGCGCCCCGGCTGGCCGCCGCCAACCCGGGCATCCCGCCGCTGGCCCTGCCCGACGGCAGCAACTACCTCGACTGGCACTTCCAGGGGATGATCTGGACCTTCGGCGGCGCCTACTCCGACGAGTGGAAGCCGACCTTCACCTCGCCGGAGTCGCTCGAGGCCGGCCAGTACCTGCAGGACCGGTTCAAGCAGGGTCACCTGGCCATCAACAACGACCCGAACAGCGTGTTCGGCGCCGGCCAGGCTGCCTCGCTGCTGCAGTCCACCGGTTCCCTGGGCGGGCTGTCGGAGACCGCCGGCTTCGACTTCGGCACCGCCTTCCTGCCGGGCCCGACGCCCGGGTGCCCGACCGGTGGCGCCGGTCTCGCCATCCCGCAGCGGATCTCCGACGAGCGGAAGGAGAAGGCGATGCAGCTGCTCGCCTTCCTGACCAACACCGAGAACACGATCACCTTCACCCAGGCCACCGGGTACATGCCGGTGCGCAAGGACGCCGTCGACGACCCGAAGACGCAGGCCTTCCTGGAGGAGCGGCCGAACGCCCGCACCGCGCTGGAGCAGCTCGAGCTGACCCAGTCCCAGGACTACGCCCGGGTCTTCCTCCCCGGTGGCGGCGCGCGCATCGGGGCGGCCCTGGACCGCATCACCATCGGCGGCGAGGACGTGGAGACCGTCTTCGGGGAGCTGGACGAGGAGTCCACGACGGTGTTCGAGCGGGACATCGAGCCCAAGCTGTGA
- a CDS encoding zinc-binding dehydrogenase, producing MLAAFVSTPAPDDPLSVLEVGDRPEPEAPDGWTTVTVKAASLNHHDLFSLRGVGLPAERMPMTLGCDAAGLDEDGNEVVVHAVISSAGWTGDETMDPKRSLLSEVHQGTLAEKVAVPRRNLVPKPAELSFAEAACLPTAWLTAYRMLFVRSGLRPGSTVLVQGASGGVATALIRLGSAAGYRIWVTGRSEEKRAAALALGADQAFESGARLPERVDGVMETVGEATWSHSIKSLKPGGVVVTCGATTGFNPGAELNRVFFTQLSVIGSTMGTREELDDLIQMCRITGVRPEIDVELPLAQARDGFERMLEGRTAGKIVFTL from the coding sequence ATGCTGGCCGCCTTCGTCTCCACCCCCGCCCCGGACGACCCGCTCTCGGTGCTGGAGGTCGGTGACCGTCCCGAGCCCGAGGCCCCCGACGGCTGGACGACGGTGACCGTGAAGGCCGCCTCGCTCAACCACCACGACCTGTTCAGCCTGCGCGGCGTCGGGCTGCCGGCCGAGCGGATGCCGATGACGCTGGGCTGCGACGCCGCCGGCCTCGACGAGGACGGCAACGAGGTCGTCGTGCACGCGGTCATCTCGTCGGCCGGCTGGACCGGCGACGAGACCATGGACCCCAAGCGCTCGCTGCTGTCGGAGGTGCACCAGGGCACGCTGGCCGAGAAGGTCGCCGTCCCGCGGCGCAACCTGGTGCCCAAGCCGGCCGAGCTCTCCTTCGCCGAGGCCGCCTGCCTGCCCACCGCGTGGCTCACCGCCTACCGGATGCTCTTCGTCCGCTCGGGCCTGCGGCCGGGGTCGACCGTGCTGGTGCAGGGCGCCAGCGGTGGCGTCGCGACGGCGCTGATCCGGCTCGGCAGCGCCGCCGGCTACCGCATCTGGGTGACCGGCCGCAGCGAGGAGAAGCGGGCGGCGGCGCTCGCGCTCGGCGCGGACCAGGCGTTCGAGTCCGGTGCCCGGCTGCCCGAGCGGGTGGACGGCGTCATGGAGACCGTCGGCGAGGCCACCTGGAGCCACAGCATCAAGTCGCTGAAGCCCGGCGGCGTCGTCGTCACCTGCGGGGCGACCACCGGCTTCAACCCCGGCGCCGAGCTCAACCGCGTCTTCTTCACCCAGCTGTCGGTCATCGGCTCGACGATGGGCACCCGCGAGGAGCTCGACGACCTGATCCAGATGTGCCGGATCACCGGCGTCCGCCCGGAGATCGACGTCGAGCTGCCGCTGGCCCAGGCCCGCGACGGCTTCGAGCGGATGCTCGAGGGCCGCACCGCCGGGAAGATCGTCTTCACCCTCTGA
- a CDS encoding ABC transporter ATP-binding protein, with amino-acid sequence MASVTFEAVTRSFAQAERPAVDRLDLEVSDGEFLVVVGPSGCGKSTSLRMLAGLEPIDSGRVLIDGQDVTGRRARDRDVAMVFQSYALYPNMTAGENMAFALKNLGVGADEIRTRVAEAARVLQLEELLDRKPAKMSGGQRQRVAMGRAIVRDPKVFCMDEPLSNLDAKLRVSTRAEIASLQKRLGTTTVYVTHDQTEAMTMGDRVVVLRDGQLQQVGTPIDLYERPVNTFVAGFIGSPAINLVTGVPVRDGRAVLMESLQVPLPATGAARALDRVTVGIRPEGADTVGAAGSTGDDRLTVRVARVERLGSEVFAYVDPVGLVDGAVGTAEHMVFRLDKRQDLQDGAVLQLRVQLPEVLVFDADGHALR; translated from the coding sequence ATGGCCTCGGTGACCTTCGAGGCGGTGACCCGCTCGTTCGCCCAGGCCGAGCGGCCGGCCGTCGACCGCCTCGACCTGGAGGTCTCCGACGGCGAGTTCCTCGTCGTCGTGGGGCCCTCGGGATGCGGCAAGTCGACCAGCCTGCGGATGCTGGCCGGCCTCGAGCCGATCGACTCGGGGCGGGTGCTCATCGACGGGCAGGACGTCACTGGGCGTCGGGCCCGGGACCGCGACGTCGCGATGGTCTTCCAGAGCTACGCCCTGTACCCCAACATGACGGCCGGGGAGAACATGGCGTTCGCGCTGAAGAACCTCGGGGTCGGGGCCGACGAGATCCGCACCCGGGTGGCCGAGGCGGCGCGGGTCCTCCAGCTCGAGGAGCTGCTGGACCGGAAGCCGGCGAAGATGTCCGGCGGCCAGCGGCAGCGGGTGGCGATGGGGCGGGCGATCGTGCGCGACCCCAAGGTCTTCTGCATGGACGAGCCGCTGTCCAACCTGGACGCCAAGCTCCGGGTCTCCACCCGCGCGGAGATCGCGAGCCTGCAGAAGCGGCTGGGCACCACCACCGTCTACGTCACCCACGACCAGACGGAGGCGATGACCATGGGCGACCGGGTGGTCGTCCTCCGCGACGGTCAGCTGCAGCAGGTCGGCACGCCGATCGACCTCTACGAGCGGCCGGTGAACACCTTCGTGGCCGGCTTCATCGGCTCCCCCGCGATCAACCTCGTCACGGGGGTGCCGGTCCGTGACGGGCGGGCCGTGCTGATGGAGTCGCTCCAGGTGCCGCTGCCCGCCACGGGTGCTGCGCGCGCCCTCGACCGGGTCACGGTGGGCATCCGCCCCGAGGGTGCGGACACGGTCGGCGCTGCCGGGTCGACGGGCGACGACCGGCTGACCGTGCGGGTCGCCCGGGTGGAGCGGCTGGGCTCGGAGGTCTTCGCCTACGTCGACCCGGTCGGGCTGGTCGACGGGGCGGTCGGGACCGCCGAGCACATGGTGTTCCGGCTGGACAAGCGCCAGGACCTCCAGGACGGCGCGGTGCTGCAACTGCGCGTCCAGCTGCCGGAGGTGCTGGTCTTCGACGCCGACGGGCACGCGCTGCGGTAG
- the selD gene encoding selenide, water dikinase SelD: MTTTSLPVRLTQYAHGGGCACKIPPGELEAVVAGLTHTGPRDPAAELVVGLDDGDDAAVVRLPGGQGLVLTTDFFTPVVDDAYTFGRIAAANALSDVYAMGGTPVMAVNLLGWPRDVLPAELAAEVLRGGLEVAHEAGCHVGGGHSIDDPEPKYGMAVTGVVDLDRLIRNDAAVAGTPLSLTKPLGVGVLNSRHKNTGEVSEEAVASMTALNAEASVAAVAAGIRAGTDVTGFGLLGHLYKMARASGVTAVVDAAAVPYLAGARQALADGWVSGGTRRNLDWVRPHADLSAVSEDEALLLADAQTSGGLLLGGEVPGAPVIGEFVAQQECAVVVR; this comes from the coding sequence GCGGCGGCTGCGCCTGCAAGATCCCGCCCGGCGAGCTGGAGGCCGTGGTCGCCGGCCTCACCCACACCGGCCCCCGGGACCCGGCCGCCGAGCTGGTCGTCGGGCTGGACGACGGCGACGACGCCGCGGTGGTGCGGCTCCCCGGCGGTCAGGGCCTGGTGCTCACCACCGACTTCTTCACCCCGGTGGTCGACGACGCGTACACCTTCGGCCGGATCGCCGCCGCCAACGCCCTCTCCGACGTCTACGCGATGGGCGGGACGCCGGTGATGGCGGTGAACCTGCTGGGCTGGCCGCGCGACGTGCTGCCGGCCGAGCTGGCCGCCGAGGTGCTGCGCGGCGGGCTGGAGGTCGCGCACGAGGCCGGCTGCCACGTCGGCGGCGGCCACTCCATCGACGACCCGGAGCCCAAGTACGGCATGGCGGTCACCGGCGTGGTCGACCTGGACCGGCTGATCCGCAACGACGCCGCCGTCGCCGGGACGCCGCTGTCGCTGACCAAGCCGCTGGGTGTCGGGGTGCTCAACAGCCGGCACAAGAACACCGGCGAGGTGTCGGAGGAGGCGGTCGCGTCGATGACCGCGCTGAACGCCGAGGCCTCCGTGGCGGCGGTCGCGGCCGGGATCCGCGCCGGCACCGACGTCACCGGCTTCGGCCTGCTCGGCCACCTCTACAAGATGGCCCGGGCCAGCGGGGTCACCGCGGTCGTCGACGCCGCCGCCGTCCCGTACCTGGCCGGCGCGCGGCAGGCGCTCGCCGACGGCTGGGTCTCCGGCGGCACCCGGCGCAACCTGGACTGGGTGCGCCCGCACGCCGACCTGTCCGCGGTGTCGGAGGACGAGGCGCTGCTGCTGGCCGACGCGCAGACCTCCGGTGGCCTGCTGCTGGGTGGTGAGGTGCCCGGCGCCCCGGTGATCGGCGAGTTCGTGGCGCAGCAGGAGTGCGCCGTCGTCGTGCGCTGA
- a CDS encoding carbohydrate ABC transporter permease, with protein sequence MSAEPMTAAPAPAPLPAPPSGTPGKVRKSGNPPGNRRRDLLIAAAFLVPNLVLLVVFTYRPLLDNIRLSFTSWNISSPSATFIGVDNYVEWFTSDSSRQVLWNTIVFTGSAVVGTMVLGLVLALLLDQKLFGRNAVRSLVFAPFVLAGAAVGVAFQFVFDPTFGLIQDLLARVGIDAPQFYQDPDWALFMVTATYIWKNLGYTFVIYLAALQARRVELDEAAEIDAASTWTKFRRVTWPQLRPATFFLLITVLLNSFQVFDVISVMTRGGPLGNGTTTMVYQIYQETFVNQRAGYGATVATIMFLGLLVITLVQVRVMERGRES encoded by the coding sequence GTGAGCGCCGAGCCGATGACCGCTGCGCCGGCCCCGGCGCCCCTCCCGGCTCCGCCGTCCGGCACCCCCGGCAAGGTCCGGAAGTCGGGGAACCCGCCGGGCAACCGGCGCCGGGACCTGCTCATCGCCGCCGCGTTCCTGGTGCCCAACCTGGTCCTGCTCGTGGTGTTCACCTACCGGCCGCTGCTGGACAACATCCGGCTGTCCTTCACCAGCTGGAACATCTCCTCCCCGAGCGCGACCTTCATCGGCGTCGACAACTACGTCGAGTGGTTCACCAGCGACTCCAGCCGGCAGGTCCTCTGGAACACCATCGTCTTCACCGGGTCGGCGGTCGTCGGCACGATGGTGCTCGGCCTGGTGCTGGCCCTGCTGCTGGACCAGAAGCTGTTCGGCCGCAACGCGGTCCGCTCCCTGGTGTTCGCCCCGTTCGTGCTCGCCGGGGCGGCCGTGGGGGTGGCCTTCCAGTTCGTCTTCGACCCGACCTTCGGCCTGATCCAGGACCTGCTGGCCCGGGTGGGGATCGACGCGCCGCAGTTCTACCAGGACCCGGACTGGGCGTTGTTCATGGTCACCGCCACCTACATCTGGAAGAACCTCGGGTACACCTTCGTCATCTACCTGGCCGCGCTCCAGGCGCGCCGGGTCGAGCTGGACGAGGCCGCCGAGATCGACGCCGCCTCGACCTGGACGAAGTTCCGGCGGGTCACCTGGCCCCAGCTGCGGCCGGCGACGTTCTTCCTGCTGATCACGGTGCTGCTCAACAGCTTCCAGGTCTTCGACGTCATCAGCGTCATGACCCGGGGCGGACCGCTGGGGAACGGCACGACGACGATGGTCTACCAGATCTACCAGGAGACGTTCGTGAACCAGCGGGCCGGCTACGGCGCCACGGTGGCGACCATCATGTTCCTCGGCCTCCTCGTCATCACCCTGGTCCAGGTCCGCGTGATGGAGCGGGGGCGGGAGTCGTGA